The Microlunatus antarcticus genome window below encodes:
- the nrfD gene encoding NrfD/PsrC family molybdoenzyme membrane anchor subunit: MSPGESGDPHEDNQIGQQDPGSKAANPERHDGERPRDGAIRAVPGTEGQASASATTRRTGGGGRGTRGPGRKGGGRRRKGRAEELMVPDATFTSYYGRQVVKPTPWESDIPFYLFAGGLAGGSSLLGMGADLTGRPHLRRNARITATVALSASMLALVHDLGRPTKFYNMLRVFKPTSPMSVGTWVLTAYAPGNVVAGASEVARLLDVQRFLPTRLKFLSGLLDWAARPGGIEAALLAPAVASYTAVLLTDTSTPAWHEAHRELPFVFVGSAAAASGGLGMVTAPLAETGPARMLAVIGATVELVVEHQMEKSMGFTAGALHEGTPGKLMRASKILTAVGGASALLLGRRHRAFAVASGLALVAGSVCTRFGVFEAGQESARDPKYTVVPQRERLNARRAAEAAGQDPGATPTSVRPGPPADDLQTTSPTAEHTTQENTA; encoded by the coding sequence ATGAGCCCGGGCGAGAGCGGCGACCCGCACGAGGACAACCAGATCGGCCAGCAGGATCCCGGCAGCAAGGCGGCCAACCCCGAGCGCCACGACGGCGAGCGGCCACGCGACGGGGCCATCCGAGCGGTGCCCGGCACCGAGGGCCAGGCCAGCGCCTCGGCGACCACCCGGCGTACGGGTGGTGGCGGCCGGGGCACACGCGGACCGGGCCGCAAGGGCGGCGGACGGCGACGCAAGGGTCGCGCCGAGGAGCTGATGGTCCCGGACGCGACCTTCACCTCCTACTACGGGCGCCAGGTCGTCAAGCCGACCCCGTGGGAGTCGGACATCCCCTTCTACCTGTTCGCCGGCGGGCTGGCCGGCGGCTCGTCGTTGCTCGGGATGGGGGCCGACCTGACCGGTCGGCCGCACCTGCGGCGCAACGCACGGATCACCGCGACCGTGGCGCTGAGCGCGAGCATGCTCGCGCTCGTCCACGACCTCGGTCGGCCGACGAAGTTCTACAACATGCTTCGCGTCTTCAAGCCCACGTCGCCGATGTCCGTCGGCACCTGGGTCCTCACCGCGTACGCCCCCGGCAACGTGGTCGCCGGGGCGTCCGAGGTCGCACGCCTGCTCGACGTCCAGCGCTTCCTGCCGACCCGGCTCAAGTTCCTGAGCGGCCTGCTCGACTGGGCCGCGCGGCCCGGCGGCATCGAGGCGGCGCTGCTCGCCCCGGCGGTCGCCTCGTACACCGCGGTGCTGCTCACCGACACGTCGACGCCGGCCTGGCACGAGGCCCACCGCGAGCTGCCGTTCGTGTTCGTCGGCTCCGCCGCCGCCGCCTCCGGCGGGCTGGGCATGGTCACGGCACCGCTGGCCGAGACCGGGCCGGCCCGGATGCTGGCCGTCATCGGCGCCACGGTCGAGCTCGTCGTCGAGCACCAGATGGAGAAGTCGATGGGCTTCACCGCCGGTGCGCTGCACGAGGGCACTCCCGGAAAGCTCATGCGCGCCAGCAAGATCCTCACCGCCGTCGGCGGCGCCTCCGCCCTGCTGCTCGGACGTCGGCACCGCGCCTTCGCCGTCGCCAGCGGGCTCGCCCTCGTGGCCGGTTCCGTGTGCACCCGTTTCGGGGTCTTCGAGGCGGGGCAGGAGTCGGCGCGTGACCCCAAGTACACGGTCGTCCCCCAGCGCGAGCGGCTGAACGCCCGACGCGCAGCCGAGGCGGCCGGCCAGGACCCCGGCGCGACGCCGACCAGCGTCCGACCGGGACCTCCCGCCGACGACCTCCAGACCACCAGCCCCACCGCAGAGCACACGACGCAGGAGAACACCGCATGA